From a region of the Pongo abelii isolate AG06213 chromosome 9, NHGRI_mPonAbe1-v2.0_pri, whole genome shotgun sequence genome:
- the LOC100462628 gene encoding elongation factor 1-delta-like: protein MATNFSVYEKIWFDKFKYDIAERRFYEQMNGPVASTSHQENGTSVILHDIVRARENIQKSLAGSSGPRVSSGPSGEHSELVVQIAILEVENQSLCSVVQELQQATSKLEAQLNVLEKSSAGSGAPAKKPTTPAEDDKDDDIDRFGSDNEEEDEEAAQLWEEWLPFPPVIRKALL from the coding sequence ATGGCTACAAACTTCTCAGTATATGAGAAGATCTGGTTCGACAAGTTCAAATATGACATTGCAGAAAGGAGATTCTACGAGCAGATGAACGGGCCTGTGGCCAGCACCTCCCACCAAGAGAATGGCACCAGTGTGATCCTCCATGACATTGTGAGAGCCAGAGAGAACATCCAGAAATCCCTGGCCGGAAGCTCAGGCCCCAGGGTCTCCAGCGGCCCCAGTGGAGAACACAGCGAGCTCGTCGTCCAGATCGCCATTCTGGAAGTGGAGAACCAGAGCCTGTGCAGCGTGGTACAGGAGCTGCAGCAGGCCACGTCCAAGCTGGAGGCCCAGCTGAACGTGCTGGAGAAGAGCTCTGCTGGAAGTGGAGCCCCGGCCAAGAAGCCAACCACACCAGCAGAGGATGACAAGGACGATGACATTGACCGTTTCGGCAGCGACAatgaggaggaggacgaggaggcaGCACAGCTGTGGGAGGAATGGCTGCCATTTCCCCCAGTAATTAGAAAAGCCTTATTGTGA